Part of the Ornithodoros turicata isolate Travis chromosome 6, ASM3712646v1, whole genome shotgun sequence genome, TAACGTCTCTGGTGCTTCAAGCTTTGCAAATTGATAGTCATTCGCCTGCggttttatcttttttttttaaattgtgtttttttttcaaattcaaattttttttcaaaaatgcaaattttttgAAATGATGCCATCACATTGTAGAAAAAAACTTAGAAGCACAACAAATTCTCGcgccatgcatttcctatggcctataccgcCTGCAATCtgccttttttttccctctctctctctgtctgcttcacattcagaTCACCACGTATATTAGATGGCGCTGCTCGGAAACGAAGCAAAACCAAAAGTGATTGAACAACTAACAACCAGATGGACCAGATGCAAGGTTTCGAGGCAGCACCACCTGTACGTAGCAATGtaaacgtgaagcagacagatGAAAACATGGCTGTTTGCTGGCAGtttaggccataggaaatgaaTGGGGTGAGGATGTGCTTTGCTTCTGGCTTACAAAACTGTTCGGATATTACAAAACTGTTCGGATAAGCTCAGACTCGGGCTCGGACATGCGGCATATGATTTTTTATGTTTCATTTGTAATTGCACCGATATGAATATGTTATACGGACGGCAACAGCTAATGACAACAGAACTCCAACAGAACTGACGTCGCTATCTAAAATTACTTTTGCATCACCGGTCTAAGCGTGCCAGATGAATCACATAATATATTGATAAGGATGGTAACGGGTTCGCCGCTGCCttctgatcccaaggttgccgCGAAAAGTGACGGAAAACCACGAATTTTGACTTTCTCATCAGCTCAACTGGTATAATGCGTAGTGAATTCAATTATTCGACCTGGTGCACATAATCCATACTGTATCACATTGAAAAATACGGAATTCTCACCTTTGCGTGCAACGAGTAATCACTATGCGGCTGCTGCAGCAGATGTCGGACCGGCAGGAACGCGCCAACGTGGAGAGAGGCCCCTGATCCTCTGCTACATCCTTACCACGTGACTCGTCGCTGCGTAAGCTCAAAACATTCCCCCTCTGCAGCTCCGCGTATTTTCTATTTTTCCTGATCTCTACATCGCGTAATTTGCGAGcagcagttctttttttttttttcttctttttcgcgTAATATTCCCTTTGAAGGTTGCTGCAACATGATTCGTTAACAGACGAGACGTCTGCCAGACATTCCAATGACACGAAGCACGCACAGGATGCTGTCGGGAATGAAAAAGATACGTTTCCAAAGCACCTCGGTCTACTTGTGCCGTTCAGGCCATTTTGGCTGTTCGGTTTGCCTGTGGCGCCAAGGTCGTCGGCCGGTGACCGAGCCCGAGCTTCCAGGGGACGAAAGGAGACCATGTGGCCGCATTCACGAAGGAGCCCGGACTCGACTCGAGCTGCACCTCGAGGTCGATTTTTGCGCCTCACAAATCGAAACTTCGTCGAAACGCTCCTCGAGCGGAGAAGTTTCTCCGCGTGCGCGTTCATCGAAAATATCAAGGTTTTCCATCGCTGCTACCTGGAGAGCGCTCCTGGAGTTGTGTTTGGTCGGTGTCCACGGATCggattcgttttttttttctttttttctttttttcggggcGTTGGGAgttggttcgggttcagttccagttctGACCCCTCGTCATGGCAGACAAACTTTGTGACGGACGACACCGGTCGAGCGCTGTGCCCATCGACAGGGTTTTGTGCTCTGAAGCGCAATTGGTGAATtagtaataataagaagaaaaaatttGGCTAATGAAGCAGAAATGACGAATATGAGTCAATACTTAATTTTTTAGTTACATCTGCCGAAAAATCGTTCACCTTCCTGTGTTTATTTTATACGTTccagatactttttttttttatgaaaaggCTATGCGAGCAGCATGAATACCATTTTTGAAGGCCGACCGTCAGGCCAAGCGGACATTCTGTCGGGGACATGCAACTATAGTGTTGACTATAATTACCTGAAACCCATCCATAAACCTTTTAATGAAACGTTTCCGCGGAAATGTATGATAGCAGAATTTGAaccagtcattatttaaagccACCCCATATTTTCTTTTATATCCTGAAACGGGTATACGTACTTCGATTTTtttccatcgccgaattttgccgtgctaatgagccgaaaccgaaaccaagctCACcaaaaaggacgcgaccttcccCTATACGGCGGCTTGTGTGGCACTGAATGTGACCGCATCAGATCAGCGCCACCTCCAATCAGTTTcgtcgctccaaagcacgtgacacTCCGACGTTatgttattgcgtgttagcgccgcgaagcaactgtggctgtgaacgGCACACTCCCGGTCGTGAAATGTGCGTTTCTTCTCGCAGCGCTCGAGGCgcgtttgtttcggtttcagctccCTTGCAGAGCAAAATTTGGTGGCGGATATTTTAACGTTCTCTCTCTTGTTTCACGTTTTCACAGGCTAGCTTTGAATAATCACTGGCTCCCATTCTGCTcttattattcaacattttcccgaaaacatctaattaaaaattaattgacgtgttttaggtaattagttatcTAATCGTTGCATACCAGCCCGTATAATGTCGCCTGTGCCGTATAATCGGCCTGCAAGACCGGCGTCTGTGCGATGCTCACAGCTCTTTTTTTTATCAAAAAACTGTTAAGAAGCTGCATAAAGGTGCTTGAAAAAATTAatgcatcatttatttgtttaatGGCTCAGCCACTCGAAAATGGTGCTCATCGTGTAGTGCCTTCGCAACTTTTTTGGCACCACGAGGCTGCTTGCAGAAGCATATGGTGCCCTCTGTTATAAATGAGCGCACACTTGCGCTCTGTCTACCTAGGAGGCTAGGACAcacacagctttttttttttttttttttgctttcgtgttagcgccgagaagcaactgtggctgtgagtggcgtacagctgtggacagatggagagaggacaccaggaaggagtggggtgaTATAGAAAATACAAAGCGCTTGTATGAGGAAAGCTGGTTACCGATAGAAGTTTTGCTTTTACTCTTCCTGAATACACCTGGAGTAAAATGGCCATGGAACAGATCAGGGCATTTTTGTATTGCCGTAAAAAATTAGGGATTTTTAAACCTCAATTTTAAAGCCAATTTGAAGTTGTACTTCAACCCCCGGGTATTCAGTCGAACCGAATCGGAACCGAATCCTCCTTCTTTTTCGGGAGGAGGGGTTGGAATGGGAACCGAACCGAGCTACAGTAGTTTATAGCCAGTTCTAGAAACTGATATTTTcccgccatcttggagctgaacccaAACTGGGACTAATGAAAAGTACTGCTCCGAACCGCTTCAACAAACGGTTCAACCTGTCCaatagcgtagccagaaaaatatttcgggaggggttctacggGAATTTTACATGGGGGGATAGAGCCTCAGCttcgttttccctctcccaaatgcatgTTTTCGGGAGGGTTAACCCTTGACGCCGACCTCGGGTACGCCACTGACCCTGTCTGCCCTTTTATTTTTAAAAGACCCAAAGTGGGCAAGGAGCTCGAGCAGAAGTTTGGTAGATCGAATGTAAAAGACGAGAACAGGGAACAGGGCGCACTTTCCTGGCGCGCTGCAACTGCTCCGTAGCTCCATCCTCTCTCGTGATGGATCATAAATGGCGCGGTGGACGCTGGTGACGCGGTCAACTAAACATCTGTACGTCACAGCCGTTTTGTGCGTGTGCGGCATGGAGGCAGGGACGTGTTACTTCTAGGTGTTTCTTGTATTCCTTTAAGATACCTAAAGAACGTGATAAACTGATAAACATTAACATTTCATAAATCTTCCCTGTCTCCCTCCACCGTCAATCCAGTCTGTCAACCACAGCTGTCAAAACAAGCCACGAAAGAGCCACCGAGATCTGCATTGAAAAAATGGCGCCGGCTCGCTTCACGTGTGTTGGATTCTCGCCTCAACTCAATTGGCGAATCGTGGAATTCGTGTGCCCTTTACCGATATATCGCATATGTAGCGTCTGTAGCGTTGTACCAGATACAATATTTAGCCTGGAGTGCGGCCACGTCTTCTGTCAGTCCTGCATTAATGATCTAACTCAATCCGAAACTCTGGCCTCGTGTCCCTTTGACAATAAATCGTTCGACGTGCGAGGAATCTCCAAAGATGTGTCGTCTGAGGGTTTCATCATGAATTCCAAGGTATTTTGCTTGAACAAAGACACAGGATGTTCATATACGGGTCCGTTATCGTCTATGATAGAACACTACACTGGTGAATGTTCACTCCATATTGTTCATTGTCGTTCCTGCAAGAGCGAAATCACACGACGAGATATTCTGCCCCATGTCAGAGGAGGCTGCTCGCGTGAAACCGTACTATCACGCAACATTGTCTTCTCGGGAGCCAGTGATGGAGAGTTCAGCATGCGAAATGTATCTGACACTATCTTATCCAAGATCGATAGCTTCGAAGAGAAGTTCCTTAAAACTTGCGACGAGCTGAAACACATCCTTGGACAAGGTGAAGCGGGGATACCAATTCAGGAACCGCACGTTGAGAGCACGCGGGCCAGAACACCAGACACAGATTTAAGCACGGAAGCAGTGTCTGACCAGGAGAGTCCAGAGGTCACGGAACGCACATGTGCAAGTTCCTTGTCGCAAGAAAGTGAAGACTACCAGAACAGCCCACTGGGAGCAAAAAAGGCGGACACTGCGGTATTGCGGGAAATACCTAACAATGTGGAGACTCCGCCATCTTCAAACTTGCATGGGGCAACAGCACAGAATACCCCTGCTACATCGTCTGCATTGAAACCTGGGACAACCAAAAATTCCAAGAACTCAGAGTCTCAAAAGAAGCCCAATGAAGCAAATCATTATGGTTCTGCAACGGCATCGTGCGCTGTCGGTGTACAAGCAGCATCCAAGGCTTCAGATGTCATCGAGACATCTACTGCAAGTAATGCGTTGTCTCCCTCGAAGGCGTCGAAGGGCACTGGGACTACACCGTCGAAAATGCCGGGATTGAAGTCGTCCAGCTCGTCGCAGACCGACATGAAGCCATCTGCTACGACTCAAACGGCAGCCAGTCCTGCTACTTCGACGGTGTCCACCAGCTCGAAATCGAGCTCAACTCCGCTACTCACCGCATTTGTTCCATCCGTCTTTCTCATGGATCCAAGTCTTTCCGACGGTGCAGCGGGCAACAGTGAGCCGACAGGCTCGACAATATTTACGTGGGAGGTGAAGCCCTACTGGAAACTCCGAAACCGACCCACACCGGATGAGCCCTGCATCTTCTCGAGCGATCCTTTCTTCATTGGCGAAAATGGCTACAAAGCCAGACTCGAAGGACGGTTTCATGAAGACGATTCCGAGGTCTTCCTCGGTTTATACATTCACCTTCAGAAGGGTCCAAACGACGCCAAGCTTGACTGGCCGTTCAAGAAAAAGTGCACTTTTGTGCTTGTGCATTCGAAGCATGAGAAACGCAATTTAAAGTTTGTGTTGGGTGAAGATCTGCAAGAAAACAAGAGTCTCTCTATCAACTTCTGCCGACCAAAAAGGGTGGAGAACGACGCCGTCGGCATTGCAAAGTGCGTTTCGGCGGCATGTATGAAGCAGGGAGGGTACGTCAAGAACAACACATTCAAGGTGCATTTTGTTACGTGTGGTCCATGACATTTTGTAGATTTGTGGAGCTCACTCTGTTGTTTCGTGTCTGGTTGCTGCTTAGTCTCATGCTTAGTTTCATTGTTTAACCGCATCAAGTATTGCGTTTTAGATATGTCAGCACGTTGTTAAGTCTCATCATTTCCTGTTTCTGGATGTTGTAACGTTGTttgtgacacacacagacatagATACCTCTCGACATGATCGTTCTCATAGCCAAATAACGTGAAGAAACACAATCCGATCTTGTTGAGGGTGTTGAGTGCACATGCTTCTGTTATTCACATAGTGCCATATTTACTTATTTCCCACATCAACAGTACACAACTGTATTTGATTTAAGTTCGGTTCATTTCCTTGAAACCCGACTGTCGTGATATTCATGTTGCTGCTGTTTAAAAATATAGAGTCATAACGTGCGATTTTTGTTCTTTACCGTTACATATGTCCATTCCTGTCAGGTCATTCTCTGACAGCTGAAGCAAATGGCAGAATAAGATGTTAACAACATATATCTGAAATCATTTGTCAATTGTTTCTTAACCTACGCAAACAAGTCAGGCGTGTAAAAAGTTTCAACAGCAAAGGTGAACAGAGACATGCATCATTAACAAAGGTTTCAACGTCGGCCATGCCAGAGTAATTTTTTACACGGCGATAGAAATCCACATTATACATGCACATAAAGCACGCTTTCGCTACAGGAGCGTAAAAATGTACTACCACAAGGGATACCGAGGACATTCTCgtaacaaacacacacacacacacaaaaaaaaaacacacacaaaaaaactgcACAACAGTGGTATCGTCCTACAGGCGGGACTTTTGCACGGCGAACTTCCTCTCTTCAATAGCACCCTTCAAAAGCTTTAGTGCATCATCTGCACAACCCCAGCAGACTGTAATGCCTGAACCACCATGCCCATAATTGTGGATTATTGGTAACTGTAAGAACAAAGACAATAAATGTAATGGTTATTGTAGCATTGTTGAAGCCCTACTTTTTTGTGTAGGCCTGGAATACTCCGTTGTTCTCTCTCGATCCTAACGGGGTCTCGTCCAGGACGCAGTCCAACGTTTTCTTCAACGATTTTTGCTTTCTGGAAGCCACAAAACGTCACAAAAGTATACATATTTTACGTTTCCGTACACTTTTAACTACCTTGATGCTCGGAATCAGCTCGACACACCCGTTCCAGATAGTATCTCTAATCTTTGGATCAGGAACCAGTGACCAATTTCCAACATCTTTAGTTCCGCCAAGCATGACATTGTCAATGCTACATGTCCGTGTGATGATAGAAAAGAAAACGTTATTAACGTGCACATGTTACGCGAAGGTATCACATACTTTGGAATGACGTGAAAATCCTCGCCACCAACGACGACATACTTTATCCATGGAGCATGCACCTAGAAAATGTGAGAAGTTGCGGTAACAAAGTAGTTCCCAAGGAGTCGAGCCGTTTCTAGAGTGGGTGTGTGCTAGATGTTGGCTGCGATGCTCGTACTTGTACAGGGGTGCATGCTATCTGTTGCACAATCCGCAACCGCAAAAACTTATAACACTGCGGAGGCTTTCCCTGCCAAACTTCATTTACGTGTTCCCTGCTACACATGCGAGTCACAATTACAGGTAGCGAACAGAAGAACAGCGTGATCATACCCTAATGGTCTGACCTCGGACAGGTTTGAGAATGTCATCCGCAGTTATCGCACTGGCTCCCACACCAGAACAGTTGACGACGATGTCAAAATTTGAGGCCAACTGCAAAAAGAAGAATGATGGAAGGGCAAGAAAGATTGAGAGGCGCACAAACCCGGACATTATACTATTTTTTTTAACTTGTTCTGCATCACCGAAATCGAAACCGAGGGTTTTGTGATACAGTCACACAGATTTGTAAAATTTGTAAAAAAATGAGCTGAAATTATCTAATACTAACTTCTTCCAGATTGTGGACCTTATAGGACTTCAGTTTTCCACCATTTCTTTCGAACCTGCAACAAA contains:
- the LOC135399274 gene encoding D-amino-acid oxidase-like translates to MPVRIAVVGAGIIGLTTAVKAIETLHDVDITILADKFTPETTGDVAAGFFNPYIIKGVPEEKVRDWCVQTFDFYLELLRGDSACDLGLCLIPAYLLETKWIPRPLHADAFLHYRDMTTKELQAFPNKYRYGAFVVSMIIECKRFLPYLMRRFERNGGKLKSYKVHNLEELASNFDIVVNCSGVGASAITADDILKPVRGQTIRVHAPWIKYVVVGGEDFHVIPNIDNVMLGGTKDVGNWSLVPDPKIRDTIWNGCVELIPSIKKAKIVEENVGLRPGRDPVRIEREQRSIPGLHKKLPIIHNYGHGGSGITVCWGCADDALKLLKGAIEERKFAVQKSRL
- the LOC135399266 gene encoding uncharacterized protein LOC135399266, whose translation is MAPARFTCVGFSPQLNWRIVEFVCPLPIYRICSVCSVVPDTIFSLECGHVFCQSCINDLTQSETLASCPFDNKSFDVRGISKDVSSEGFIMNSKVFCLNKDTGCSYTGPLSSMIEHYTGECSLHIVHCRSCKSEITRRDILPHVRGGCSRETVLSRNIVFSGASDGEFSMRNVSDTILSKIDSFEEKFLKTCDELKHILGQGEAGIPIQEPHVESTRARTPDTDLSTEAVSDQESPEVTERTCASSLSQESEDYQNSPLGAKKADTAVLREIPNNVETPPSSNLHGATAQNTPATSSALKPGTTKNSKNSESQKKPNEANHYGSATASCAVGVQAASKASDVIETSTASNALSPSKASKGTGTTPSKMPGLKSSSSSQTDMKPSATTQTAASPATSTVSTSSKSSSTPLLTAFVPSVFLMDPSLSDGAAGNSEPTGSTIFTWEVKPYWKLRNRPTPDEPCIFSSDPFFIGENGYKARLEGRFHEDDSEVFLGLYIHLQKGPNDAKLDWPFKKKCTFVLVHSKHEKRNLKFVLGEDLQENKSLSINFCRPKRVENDAVGIAKCVSAACMKQGGYVKNNTFKVHFVTCGP